In the genome of Tannockella kyphosi, one region contains:
- a CDS encoding pyridoxamine 5'-phosphate oxidase family protein, translating into MRRSDRAIVKKEEIENILLSCKVCRLAMIENNQPYIVPLNFGYTWDDELILYFHGAKQGRKIDAMKINKEVCFEMDCDHELIPGDYATDYSYGYRSIIGYGKISFKETMEEKRKALEVLMLQQANMPKHLIEKLPYENKWVDACAVFTLKVTSLQAKGQIVKKESE; encoded by the coding sequence ATGAGAAGATCAGATCGTGCAATTGTAAAAAAAGAAGAAATAGAAAATATTCTTCTTTCTTGTAAAGTATGTCGCTTAGCAATGATAGAAAATAATCAACCTTATATTGTACCATTAAACTTTGGTTACACATGGGATGATGAACTTATACTTTATTTCCATGGAGCAAAACAAGGTCGTAAAATAGATGCGATGAAAATAAATAAAGAAGTGTGTTTCGAGATGGATTGTGATCATGAACTAATACCAGGAGATTATGCAACTGATTATTCATATGGCTATCGTAGTATTATTGGTTATGGAAAGATATCTTTTAAAGAAACCATGGAAGAAAAAAGAAAAGCATTGGAAGTGCTAATGTTACAACAAGCCAATATGCCAAAACATCTTATTGAAAAACTTCCTTATGAAAATAAATGGGTAGATGCTTGTGCTGTATTCACCCTAAAAGTGACTTCCTTACAAGCAAAAGGACAAATAGTAAAAAAAGAAAGCGAATAG
- a CDS encoding YigZ family protein — MKSIRETTENKLIIKKSSFICTLIPCDNPNNANEIIKHHKEKYFDANHNCSAYIVNGHEKANDDGEPSKTAGMPMLNVLQKQELTNIIAIVTRYFGGIKLGAGGLTRAYTQSVAEALKVATIVEKQPINVYQLTLDYTHTRKFEHLCKMNHIMIENIEYLDQVNYVCYIKDETFFDLIQDLTNNQYQRKFIHQVYIEV, encoded by the coding sequence ATGAAATCAATCCGTGAAACAACTGAAAATAAACTTATTATCAAAAAATCATCTTTTATATGTACCTTAATTCCTTGTGATAACCCGAATAATGCAAATGAAATAATTAAACATCATAAAGAGAAGTATTTCGATGCAAACCATAACTGTAGTGCTTATATAGTAAATGGTCATGAAAAAGCAAATGATGATGGAGAACCTTCTAAAACTGCTGGAATGCCAATGTTAAATGTATTACAAAAACAAGAACTTACAAACATAATAGCAATTGTTACAAGATACTTTGGAGGTATTAAACTAGGTGCTGGTGGCTTAACAAGAGCTTATACACAAAGTGTTGCGGAAGCTTTGAAAGTTGCTACTATCGTTGAAAAACAACCTATTAATGTTTATCAATTAACATTAGATTATACACATACTCGTAAATTTGAACACTTGTGTAAAATGAATCATATAATGATAGAAAATATTGAATACTTAGATCAAGTAAACTATGTCTGTTATATTAAAGATGAAACTTTCTTTGACTTAATTCAAGATCTTACCAATAATCAGTATCAAAGAAAATTCATCCATCAAGTATATATAGAAGTATAA
- a CDS encoding desulfoferrodoxin family protein, whose amino-acid sequence MSEYRICERCKNIIEMVEDKGVPIMCCGTKMVTIEANTVEAATEKHIPVVQVNGDLVEVIVGEVEHPMLEEHSITWVSIETTKGSARKELKPGSAPKATFVLAKDEELVAAYAYCNLHGLWKSK is encoded by the coding sequence ATGAGTGAATATAGAATTTGTGAGAGATGTAAAAATATAATTGAAATGGTGGAAGACAAAGGAGTACCTATTATGTGTTGTGGTACGAAGATGGTAACAATAGAAGCAAATACAGTTGAGGCTGCAACTGAAAAACATATTCCAGTAGTTCAAGTTAATGGAGATTTAGTAGAAGTAATTGTTGGAGAAGTAGAACATCCAATGTTAGAAGAACATTCTATTACTTGGGTTTCTATTGAAACAACAAAAGGTAGTGCTAGAAAAGAGTTAAAACCAGGTAGTGCACCTAAGGCTACTTTTGTATTAGCAAAAGATGAAGAATTAGTAGCTGCATATGCTTATTGTAATCTTCATGGTTTATGGAAAAGTAAATAA
- a CDS encoding DEAD/DEAH box helicase, with amino-acid sequence MQCPRCKNEDNRYFYLFQNRYYCRKCIRFGRVFVDQQIQVSNHTYETTGHYQLNYQLTKQQKDMSKQLVLQYQNYLDSKVKAVCGAGKTEIVYEVIQYALSLGRRVCFCTPRRELTKELFGRLKEQFFDVGIDLVYGGHTKKLEGQLIVCTCHQLFRFPQCFDLLVLDEMDAFPYKGDEQLQEILKNSCKGNMIYMSATMQDEDALSMAKRYHGHDIPVPKCQIMPYYFSLLKCVQQIKQYCLNEKPVLIYVATKQQTLYVANFLKLFHVKTDIVHSLIPNTQELLRKLINREVDCLVTTTILERGVTIENVQVLILSGENKVYDRETLIQIAGRVGRKIGHPTGDVIIYSVYKTKAIKDCIRCIITDNAAIV; translated from the coding sequence ATGCAGTGTCCACGATGTAAAAATGAGGATAATCGTTATTTTTATTTGTTTCAAAATCGTTATTATTGTCGTAAATGTATTCGTTTTGGTAGAGTTTTTGTGGATCAACAAATTCAAGTATCCAATCATACATATGAAACAACCGGTCATTATCAATTGAATTATCAATTAACAAAACAACAAAAGGATATGTCAAAACAATTAGTGCTTCAATATCAAAATTATTTAGATTCAAAAGTAAAAGCTGTTTGTGGTGCGGGTAAAACAGAAATTGTATACGAAGTGATACAATATGCACTTTCTTTAGGGAGAAGAGTTTGTTTTTGTACACCGCGAAGAGAGCTTACAAAAGAGTTGTTTGGAAGATTGAAGGAACAATTTTTTGATGTGGGAATTGATTTAGTGTATGGCGGACATACAAAGAAATTAGAGGGACAATTGATTGTTTGTACTTGTCATCAACTATTTCGTTTTCCACAATGTTTTGATTTATTAGTATTGGATGAAATGGATGCTTTTCCTTATAAAGGAGATGAGCAGTTACAAGAAATTTTAAAAAATAGTTGCAAAGGGAATATGATTTATATGTCAGCAACAATGCAAGATGAAGATGCACTTAGCATGGCAAAACGATACCATGGTCATGATATTCCTGTGCCAAAGTGCCAGATTATGCCATATTATTTTTCTTTGTTAAAGTGTGTTCAACAAATCAAGCAATATTGTTTAAATGAGAAACCGGTTCTTATTTATGTGGCAACAAAACAACAGACGCTTTATGTAGCCAATTTTTTAAAGCTATTTCATGTAAAAACAGATATCGTCCATTCATTGATTCCTAATACCCAAGAGTTGTTAAGGAAATTGATAAATCGTGAAGTAGACTGTTTAGTAACAACGACGATTTTAGAACGAGGAGTAACTATTGAAAATGTACAAGTCTTAATACTGAGTGGAGAAAATAAAGTGTATGATCGAGAAACATTGATACAAATAGCTGGTAGAGTTGGTCGAAAAATAGGACACCCTACAGGTGATGTTATCATTTATAGTGTTTATAAAACCAAAGCAATAAAGGATTGTATTCGTTGTATCATAACAGACAATGCCGCTATTGTTTAA